The proteins below are encoded in one region of Gemmatimonadaceae bacterium:
- a CDS encoding prepilin-type N-terminal cleavage/methylation domain-containing protein, giving the protein MARTRLRQGFTLIELLIVVVIIGILAAMAIPKYQSTKGKAYFAGMRSDLHNLTTAQESYFYDASKYSTDLDSLHFTPSKGDVVTVTEATKTGWSATSSNPDSYPHFCAMFLGDASAVAPATAAGVVACQ; this is encoded by the coding sequence ATGGCGCGTACAAGACTCCGCCAAGGATTCACGCTGATCGAACTGTTGATCGTCGTCGTGATCATCGGCATCCTCGCCGCAATGGCGATCCCGAAATATCAGAGCACCAAGGGCAAGGCATATTTCGCCGGCATGCGCAGCGATCTGCACAACCTGACGACCGCGCAGGAGTCGTACTTCTACGATGCCTCGAAGTATTCGACCGATCTCGACTCACTGCACTTCACGCCGTCAAAGGGCGACGTTGTGACCGTGACCGAAGCCACCAAGACTGGGTGGTCGGCGACATCGTCCAATCCCGACTCCTATCCGCACTTCTGCGCCATGTTTCTCGGCGACGCCTCGGCCGTCGCACCCGCCACCGCCGCGGGGGTCGTCGCCTGCCAGTAA